In one Diprion similis isolate iyDipSimi1 chromosome 6, iyDipSimi1.1, whole genome shotgun sequence genomic region, the following are encoded:
- the LOC124406722 gene encoding uncharacterized protein LOC124406722 isoform X7, translating into MSEVSVACLQDKLLQMEETHYSTNEELQATIQELSDLQAQLSELQTDNERLTEEKGVLLESLCRQTEKLEDSRSKVDTLQELLLREEQPEETPHGYNTEREQKLVDLLKSAQEERESLLQKQEELTSELKSLRSTAEASATEAERLTKRVHLLESTVDATNAERKQLDAELVEARQEGSSRTIEISRLATLLENARAKIEELEQTRQLESKSEADELLDAARREKDTLETQAAALQEQLARSHCDHDRLKDQYSQLQEECKVTRNNAKSAISDLEYQLSQLQEEKNSLSTELQLVRDTLAELQAQCQRHLEDKRELKAALSEAQRRANDAESKKADLESALEDEKRLRQEESTEWEQFQTDLLMTVRVANDFKTEAQSELERVVMENKTQRDKLRALEAQLDKLNKGASTDPSKRPSPDQLDSKTLSTLVSVAERSTVNTLLKRGRTLPKHRPEPRKATSESNISNFSMLDTGLKSYSPNRKTYPDLSASKVDGGEHFFDWEFVYPPSEKANTLGKLYKTEDDELNELKQELLKEPIYINSISKSGSDLDTSPFAAIPPFDAEYPKLYKPMTPSWKSNKLNENPILKDITAIQNTKGDSYEINISNSQFYVPKNYVFSDAEYAMDDLRFEVDPEMTNVLKKSKNELAETQIIADEPDSTKDLSKPGISPVDVNHCESFQTDFFKKQSLEKHDDTPIELQDPSKITTGHIKMQNVSRVENLILQTSIENEPNNNANHEKLETNSSPEPKVQTNLSNAKPFPRIDQDLSRPLNNLKMDDYEPQVQAKLNLSRDIYRTPPDKNQNAHNRKKKDFLAGTKKIEPVSEMIDSLIDDLTYRSIPRNFKRGLNGKKYSASTEELSKVESSKDDYQHLSKFYSGIKNTSELGVQHEKGSVAAAESSQKCKLNFVATNAAKVAVPSIISGGSEDLESPVYDNIEVLKTTAVKNMSIENPNPDLIFAPRIYTPKNDYKIPRKDPLPSPRKNISNTTDTVTLRGKLETDIQNRPRSLISLPTMRSDKYNSPRHSSLGLHPVLEADESVESSSKSNILPNVIPKRNKNSHQDDIVLRSRQRRIQSLSDARKVTNVIDKPLKVVIKESPLSSVERSNKYPNKGSSSGSPIKNKFFQTSAKVVNTKDTLVNTRLYDLPRGVYGRTFTRPKSVPRVQKKFEELTKQSEITLVKAKIIDPDSRSPSPVLQTEPKSIDEISKNIVVESELHNQKIITLEPNPAVIPKETDQDSITGVEIVPKLPETPPPSKPVDAAKTFLSQDSYACNTPASTSLEDIESDAKLERSATTTMKDKYEAVVEEPEVEIRSKRSPPVVHIRPWTSTITFNTNQKAMPPPPRPATTPTETQQSVLTSVTQEMAARRKANISRQDSRLSVKCLIESIENATKQAKAAGLADNSGPGSRSSSTSSLNSIGTNDVISMKTPLRDQQQTNNLICPANQTNNNNKNQPTNTRKVLSETKSVPVVLSPGELLDSAALNAKAIDFVRRNSVTDLSERKDPLCGLVKNGGSKRNALLKWCQNKTVGYRNIDITNFSSSWNDGLALCAVLHSYLPDRVPYDSLSPNEKRRNFSIAFSAAESVGIPTTLNIGDMCQLERPDWQQVMSYVTSIYKHFET; encoded by the exons ATGTCTGAAGTATCAGTCGCTTGCCTGCAGGACAAACTATTGCAGATGGAAGAGACCCATTATAGTACAAACGAAGAATTACAGGCTACTATCCAAGAACTTAGCGATTTACAG GCACAGTTGTCGGAGCTTCAAACTGACAATGAAAGGCTAACTGAAGAAAAAGGTGTCTTGCTAGAATCGCTTTGCAGACAAACAGAGAAATTAGAAGATTCCCGATCAAAAGTAGATACATTGCAAGAACTTTTATTGCGAGAAGAACAGCCAGAAGAAACACCTCATGGGTACAATACAGAGCGAGAACAGAAGCTCGTTGATCTTCTAAAG AGTGCCCAAGAAGAACGAGAATCTCTTCTTCAGAAACAAGAGGAACTGACCTCAGAATTGAAAAGTCTTCGATCCACAGCTGAAGCATCTGCAACAGAAGCAGAACGGCTTACCAAACGTGTTCACCTTTTGGAGTCTACTGTTGATGCAACTAATGCAGAACGCAAACAACTAGATGCAGAACTTGTTGAAGCACGCCAAGAAGGTTCCAGTCGTACCATTGAAATAAGCAGATTGGCTACTTTACTAGAAAATGCTAGAGCCAAAATTGAAGAACTGGAACAAACAAGACAGCTTGAAAGTAAGAGTGAAGCAGATGAGTTACTAGATGCTgcacggagagaaaaagacaCGCTTGAAACACAGGCTGCAGCTTTGCAGGAACAGTTGGCCAGGTCGCACTGTGACCACGACAGATTGAAAGATCAATACTCTCAACTACAAGAAGAGTGCAAGGTCACTCGTAACAATGCCAAATCAGCAATTAGCGACTTAGAATATCAGCTTTCCCAGttgcaagaagaaaaaaattcattgagcACAGAATTACAATTGGTCAGGGATACATTGGCTGAATTGCAAGCTCAGTGCCAGCGGCACTTAGAAGACAAACGTGAACTGAAAGCAGCATTGAGCGAAGCTCAAAGGCGAGCAAACGATGCTGAGTCGAAGAAAGCTGATTTAGAATCTGCATTGGAAGATGAGAAACGACTGAGGCAAGAGGAAAGTACAGAGTGGGAACAATTCCAGACTGACCTTTTAATGACTGTCCGTGTTGCAAATGATTTTAAAACTGAGGCTCAAAGTGAACTTGAGAGGGTTGTTATGGAGAACAAAACCCAAAGGGATAAGCTGAGGGCCCTTGAAGCTCAGCTTGACAAACTAAATAAGG GGGCTTCCACCGATCCTAGTAAGAGACCATCACCTGATCAATTAGACAGCAAGACATTGAGCACCCTAGTTTCCGTCGCTGAAAGAAGTACTGTTAATACTTTATTGAAACGTGGTCGTACATTACCAAAACATCGTCCGGAACCAAGGAAAGCAACTTCCGAATCAAACATCAGTAATTTTTCGATGCTTGATACAGGACTTAAATCATACAGCCCTAACAGAAAAACTTATCCAGATTTATCTGCATCAAAGGTTGATGGGGGAGAACACTTTTTTGATTGGGAATTCGTGTATCCACCGTCAGAGAAAGCAAATACTTTGGGCAAGTTGTATAAGACAGAGGATGACGAACTGAATGAGTTGAAGCAAGAATTGTTGAAAGAGCCGATTTATATAAATAGTATATCAAAGTCTGGCAGTGACTTGGACACTTCTCCTTTTGCAGCTATACCTCCGTTTGATGCTGAGTATCCAAAGTTGTACAAACCAATGACACCGTCGTGGAAAAGTAACAAACTAAATGAAAATCCCATCCTCAAAGATATAACGGCAATTCAAAACACCAAAGGAGACTCctatgaaattaatatttccaaTAGTCAGTTTTATGTgccaaaaaattatgttttttctgatGCAGAATATGCTATGGACGATTTGAGATTTGAAGTAGATCCAGAAATGACAAACgtcttgaaaaaaagtaagaacgAATTAGCCGAGACTCAGATCATAGCTGATGAGCCTGACAGTACAAAAGACCTATCGAAGCCAGGTATTTCTCCAGTAGATGTAAATCACTGTGAATCCtttcaaactgattttttcaagaagCAGAGTCTGGAAAAACATGATGATACACCAATCGAACTGCAAGATCCAAGTAAAATAACAACAGGACATATCAAAATGCAAAACGTCAGTAGAGTTGAGAACCTGATTCTTCAAACTTCAATAGAAAACGAACCAAATAATAATGCAAATCACGAAAAACTTGAAACCAACAGCAGTCCTGAGCCAAAAGTACAAACTAATTTGTCAAACGCGAAACCGTTTCCCAGAATTGATCAGGATCTTTCAAGACCTttgaacaatttaaaaatggaCGATTATGAACCACAAGTTCAAGCAAAACTGAATTTATCGCGAGATATTTATCGCACTCCGccagataaaaatcaaaatgcacataatcgaaaaaagaaagattttctTGCGGGAACAAAAAAGATTGAACCAGTGAGTGAAATGATCGATTCTTTGATTGACGATCTCACATATAGATCTATTCCGAGAAATTTCAAGCGCGGATTGAATGGAAAGAAATACTCTGCATCTACAGAAGAACTCAGTAAAGTTGAATCTAGTAAAGATGATTATCAACATTTGAGCAAATTTTATAGTGGGATTAAGAACACCTCTGAACTTGGTGTTCAACACGAAAAAGGTTCTGTTGCAGCAGCAGAAAGTTCACAAAAATGCAAACTAAATTTCGTTGCAACAAATGCAGCAAAGGTTGCAGTTCCTAGTATTATATCTGGTGGTTCAGAAGATTTAGAGAGTCCTGTATACGATAATATAGAAGTTTTAAAAACGACAGCTGTCAAAAACATGTCAATAGAAAATCCAAACCCCGATCTAATATTTGCACCAAGGATTTATACACCAAAGAATGATTATAAGATACCACGGAAAGATCCGTTGCCATCACcacgtaaaaatatttcgaatacgACAGATACTGTAACTCTTCGTGGAAAGTTGGAAACTGATATACAAAATCGACCACGGTCTTTAATCAGTTTGCCAACCATGCGTAGTGATAAATACAACTCGCCAAGGCACAGCAGTTTAGGCCTACATCCCGTTCTGGAAGCTGACGAAAGCGTAGAATCTTCATCAAAAAGCAATATCTTACCAAATGTTATTccaaagagaaacaaaaattctcatcAAGACGACATTGTTCTGCGCTCACGTCAACGGCGTATTCAATCACTAAGTGATGCACGAAAAGTGACGAATGTCATCGATAAACCATTAAAAGTTGTAATAAAAGAATCGCCTCTTTCTTCTGTTGAAAGGTCCAATAAGTATCCAAACAAAGGATCAAGCTCTGGTTCACCGattaaaaataagttttttcaaaccaGTGCTAAAGTTGTAAATACCAAAGATACATTGGTAAATACAAGGCTTTATGATCTTCCAAGAGGAGTTTATGGAAGAACATTTACACGGCCAAAATCTGTTCCAAGAGTTCagaagaaatttgaagaattgaCGAAACAAAGTGAAATTACTCTTGTTAAAGCCAAAATTATTGATCCTGACAGTAGGTCTCCATCACCTGTACTTCAAACAGAGCCAAAAAGCATCGACGAAAtatctaaaaatattgttgtaGAAAGTGAACTTCACaaccaaaaaataattaccttAGAACCTAACCCAGCTGTTATTCCGAAGGAAACTGACCAAGACTCAATAACTGGTGTAGAAATTGTACCAAAACTGCCAGAAACACCTCCCCCATCAAAACCGGTGGATGCTGCGAAAACTTTTCTCTCCCAGGATAGCTACGCCTGTAACACTCCTGCTTCAACGTCTCTAGAAGATATTGAATCAGATGCAAAGTTGGAAAGATccgcaacaacaacaatgaaaGATAAATATGAAGCTGTTGTCGAGGAGCCAGAAGTAGAAATTAGAAGTAAACGTAGCCCACCAGTGGTGCATATTCGTCCATGGACGTCAACCATTACATTTAACA CCAATCAAAAAGCGATGCCACCACCACCGAGACCAGCTACAACCCCTACAGAGACACAGCAAAGTGTGCTAACCAGTGTTACACAAGAAATGGCTGCCCGTCGTAAAGCTAATATTTCACGACAGGATTCAAGACTCAGTGTAAAATGTCTGATTGAGAGTATTGAGAATGCTACCAAACAGGCAAAAGCTG CTGGACTTGCAGACAATAGCG GTCCTGGAAGTCGCAGTAGCTCCACGTCCTCTCTAAATTCAATAGGAACAAATGATGTGATATCGATGAAAACGCCACTCCGTGatcaacaacaaacaaacaatctAATCTGTCCGGCAAATCAGacaaataacaacaacaagaatcAACCAACGAATACTAGAAAAGTCCTTTCAG AAACGAAATCCGTACCTGTTGTACTGAGTCCTGGAGAACTACTAGATTCAGCTGCACTAAATGCTAAAGCAATTGATTTCGTTAGACGCAACAGTGTCACAGACCTAAGCGAGCGTAAAGACCCATTGTGTGGACTTGTAAAAAATGGTGGCTCCAAGAGAAATGCACTTTTGAAGTGGTGCCAGAACAAAACAGTTGGCTACCGCAACATCGATATTACAAACTTTAGCAGCTCATGGAACGATGGACTAGCCCTTTGTGCCGTCCTGCATTCATACCTACCAGACAGAGTTCCTTATGACTCACTTTCTCCAAATGAGAAGAggcgaaatttttctattgcTTTTTCTGCAGCTGAAAGCGTTGGAATACCAACAACTCTG AACATAGGAGACATGTGTCAACTGGAGCGACCGGATTGGCAACAGGTGATGTCGTACGTGACCAGTATCTACAAACATTTTGAAACGTGA
- the LOC124406722 gene encoding uncharacterized protein LOC124406722 isoform X6, which produces MKKRYFPLLTEQHSAELERLAEENSTLRARLRDVAHSPLSDTEKQQILLDASRLHNSAPASIAITHDDGSPAGNTENTCSTPDWDKHSSSSMSEVSVACLQDKLLQMEETHYSTNEELQATIQELSDLQAQLSELQTDNERLTEEKGVLLESLCRQTEKLEDSRSKVDTLQELLLREEQPEETPHGYNTEREQKLVDLLKSAQEERESLLQKQEELTSELKSLRSTAEASATEAERLTKRVHLLESTVDATNAERKQLDAELVEARQEGSSRTIEISRLATLLENARAKIEELEQTRQLESKSEADELLDAARREKDTLETQAAALQEQLARSHCDHDRLKDQYSQLQEECKVTRNNAKSAISDLEYQLSQLQEEKNSLSTELQLVRDTLAELQAQCQRHLEDKRELKAALSEAQRRANDAESKKADLESALEDEKRLRQEESTEWEQFQTDLLMTVRVANDFKTEAQSELERVVMENKTQRDKLRALEAQLDKLNKGASTDPSKRPSPDQLDSKTLSTLVSVAERSTVNTLLKRGRTLPKHRPEPRKATSESNISNFSMLDTGLKSYSPNRKTYPDLSASKVDGGEHFFDWEFVYPPSEKANTLGKLYKTEDDELNELKQELLKEPIYINSISKSGSDLDTSPFAAIPPFDAEYPKLYKPMTPSWKSNKLNENPILKDITAIQNTKGDSYEINISNSQFYVPKNYVFSDAEYAMDDLRFEVDPEMTNVLKKSKNELAETQIIADEPDSTKDLSKPGISPVDVNHCESFQTDFFKKQSLEKHDDTPIELQDPSKITTGHIKMQNVSRVENLILQTSIENEPNNNANHEKLETNSSPEPKVQTNLSNAKPFPRIDQDLSRPLNNLKMDDYEPQVQAKLNLSRDIYRTPPDKNQNAHNRKKKDFLAGTKKIEPVSEMIDSLIDDLTYRSIPRNFKRGLNGKKYSASTEELSKVESSKDDYQHLSKFYSGIKNTSELGVQHEKGSVAAAESSQKCKLNFVATNAAKVAVPSIISGGSEDLESPVYDNIEVLKTTAVKNMSIENPNPDLIFAPRIYTPKNDYKIPRKDPLPSPRKNISNTTDTVTLRGKLETDIQNRPRSLISLPTMRSDKYNSPRHSSLGLHPVLEADESVESSSKSNILPNVIPKRNKNSHQDDIVLRSRQRRIQSLSDARKVTNVIDKPLKVVIKESPLSSVERSNKYPNKGSSSGSPIKNKFFQTSAKVVNTKDTLVNTRLYDLPRGVYGRTFTRPKSVPRVQKKFEELTKQSEITLVKAKIIDPDSRSPSPVLQTEPKSIDEISKNIVVESELHNQKIITLEPNPAVIPKETDQDSITGVEIVPKLPETPPPSKPVDAAKTFLSQDSYACNTPASTSLEDIESDAKLERSATTTMKDKYEAVVEEPEVEIRSKRSPPVVHIRPWTSTITFNTNQKAMPPPPRPATTPTETQQSVLTSVTQEMAARRKANISRQDSRLSVKCLIESIENATKQAKAAGLADNSGPGSRSSSTSSLNSIGTNDVISMKTPLRDQQQTNNLICPANQTNNNNKNQPTNTRKVLSETKSVPVVLSPGELLDSAALNAKAIDFVRRNSVTDLSERKDPLCGLVKNGGSKRNALLKWCQNKTVGYRNIDITNFSSSWNDGLALCAVLHSYLPDRVPYDSLSPNEKRRNFSIAFSAAESVGIPTTLNIGDMCQLERPDWQQVMSYVTSIYKHFET; this is translated from the exons ATGAAGAAACGTTATTTCCCACTGTTGACG GAACAACACAGCGCCGAATTGGAAAGATTAGCAGAAGAGAATTCCACACTTCGCGCACGTCTTAGAGACGTGGCACATTCTCCGTTGTCTGATACTGAAAAGCAGCAAATTCTGTTGGATGCTTCCAGGCTTCATAATTCGGCACCGGCGTCTATTGCGATCACTCATGATGATGGCTCTCCAGCTGGtaacacagaaaacacatgctCCACACCTGATTGGGACAAACACAGTTCCAGTTCCATGTCTGAAGTATCAGTCGCTTGCCTGCAGGACAAACTATTGCAGATGGAAGAGACCCATTATAGTACAAACGAAGAATTACAGGCTACTATCCAAGAACTTAGCGATTTACAG GCACAGTTGTCGGAGCTTCAAACTGACAATGAAAGGCTAACTGAAGAAAAAGGTGTCTTGCTAGAATCGCTTTGCAGACAAACAGAGAAATTAGAAGATTCCCGATCAAAAGTAGATACATTGCAAGAACTTTTATTGCGAGAAGAACAGCCAGAAGAAACACCTCATGGGTACAATACAGAGCGAGAACAGAAGCTCGTTGATCTTCTAAAG AGTGCCCAAGAAGAACGAGAATCTCTTCTTCAGAAACAAGAGGAACTGACCTCAGAATTGAAAAGTCTTCGATCCACAGCTGAAGCATCTGCAACAGAAGCAGAACGGCTTACCAAACGTGTTCACCTTTTGGAGTCTACTGTTGATGCAACTAATGCAGAACGCAAACAACTAGATGCAGAACTTGTTGAAGCACGCCAAGAAGGTTCCAGTCGTACCATTGAAATAAGCAGATTGGCTACTTTACTAGAAAATGCTAGAGCCAAAATTGAAGAACTGGAACAAACAAGACAGCTTGAAAGTAAGAGTGAAGCAGATGAGTTACTAGATGCTgcacggagagaaaaagacaCGCTTGAAACACAGGCTGCAGCTTTGCAGGAACAGTTGGCCAGGTCGCACTGTGACCACGACAGATTGAAAGATCAATACTCTCAACTACAAGAAGAGTGCAAGGTCACTCGTAACAATGCCAAATCAGCAATTAGCGACTTAGAATATCAGCTTTCCCAGttgcaagaagaaaaaaattcattgagcACAGAATTACAATTGGTCAGGGATACATTGGCTGAATTGCAAGCTCAGTGCCAGCGGCACTTAGAAGACAAACGTGAACTGAAAGCAGCATTGAGCGAAGCTCAAAGGCGAGCAAACGATGCTGAGTCGAAGAAAGCTGATTTAGAATCTGCATTGGAAGATGAGAAACGACTGAGGCAAGAGGAAAGTACAGAGTGGGAACAATTCCAGACTGACCTTTTAATGACTGTCCGTGTTGCAAATGATTTTAAAACTGAGGCTCAAAGTGAACTTGAGAGGGTTGTTATGGAGAACAAAACCCAAAGGGATAAGCTGAGGGCCCTTGAAGCTCAGCTTGACAAACTAAATAAGG GGGCTTCCACCGATCCTAGTAAGAGACCATCACCTGATCAATTAGACAGCAAGACATTGAGCACCCTAGTTTCCGTCGCTGAAAGAAGTACTGTTAATACTTTATTGAAACGTGGTCGTACATTACCAAAACATCGTCCGGAACCAAGGAAAGCAACTTCCGAATCAAACATCAGTAATTTTTCGATGCTTGATACAGGACTTAAATCATACAGCCCTAACAGAAAAACTTATCCAGATTTATCTGCATCAAAGGTTGATGGGGGAGAACACTTTTTTGATTGGGAATTCGTGTATCCACCGTCAGAGAAAGCAAATACTTTGGGCAAGTTGTATAAGACAGAGGATGACGAACTGAATGAGTTGAAGCAAGAATTGTTGAAAGAGCCGATTTATATAAATAGTATATCAAAGTCTGGCAGTGACTTGGACACTTCTCCTTTTGCAGCTATACCTCCGTTTGATGCTGAGTATCCAAAGTTGTACAAACCAATGACACCGTCGTGGAAAAGTAACAAACTAAATGAAAATCCCATCCTCAAAGATATAACGGCAATTCAAAACACCAAAGGAGACTCctatgaaattaatatttccaaTAGTCAGTTTTATGTgccaaaaaattatgttttttctgatGCAGAATATGCTATGGACGATTTGAGATTTGAAGTAGATCCAGAAATGACAAACgtcttgaaaaaaagtaagaacgAATTAGCCGAGACTCAGATCATAGCTGATGAGCCTGACAGTACAAAAGACCTATCGAAGCCAGGTATTTCTCCAGTAGATGTAAATCACTGTGAATCCtttcaaactgattttttcaagaagCAGAGTCTGGAAAAACATGATGATACACCAATCGAACTGCAAGATCCAAGTAAAATAACAACAGGACATATCAAAATGCAAAACGTCAGTAGAGTTGAGAACCTGATTCTTCAAACTTCAATAGAAAACGAACCAAATAATAATGCAAATCACGAAAAACTTGAAACCAACAGCAGTCCTGAGCCAAAAGTACAAACTAATTTGTCAAACGCGAAACCGTTTCCCAGAATTGATCAGGATCTTTCAAGACCTttgaacaatttaaaaatggaCGATTATGAACCACAAGTTCAAGCAAAACTGAATTTATCGCGAGATATTTATCGCACTCCGccagataaaaatcaaaatgcacataatcgaaaaaagaaagattttctTGCGGGAACAAAAAAGATTGAACCAGTGAGTGAAATGATCGATTCTTTGATTGACGATCTCACATATAGATCTATTCCGAGAAATTTCAAGCGCGGATTGAATGGAAAGAAATACTCTGCATCTACAGAAGAACTCAGTAAAGTTGAATCTAGTAAAGATGATTATCAACATTTGAGCAAATTTTATAGTGGGATTAAGAACACCTCTGAACTTGGTGTTCAACACGAAAAAGGTTCTGTTGCAGCAGCAGAAAGTTCACAAAAATGCAAACTAAATTTCGTTGCAACAAATGCAGCAAAGGTTGCAGTTCCTAGTATTATATCTGGTGGTTCAGAAGATTTAGAGAGTCCTGTATACGATAATATAGAAGTTTTAAAAACGACAGCTGTCAAAAACATGTCAATAGAAAATCCAAACCCCGATCTAATATTTGCACCAAGGATTTATACACCAAAGAATGATTATAAGATACCACGGAAAGATCCGTTGCCATCACcacgtaaaaatatttcgaatacgACAGATACTGTAACTCTTCGTGGAAAGTTGGAAACTGATATACAAAATCGACCACGGTCTTTAATCAGTTTGCCAACCATGCGTAGTGATAAATACAACTCGCCAAGGCACAGCAGTTTAGGCCTACATCCCGTTCTGGAAGCTGACGAAAGCGTAGAATCTTCATCAAAAAGCAATATCTTACCAAATGTTATTccaaagagaaacaaaaattctcatcAAGACGACATTGTTCTGCGCTCACGTCAACGGCGTATTCAATCACTAAGTGATGCACGAAAAGTGACGAATGTCATCGATAAACCATTAAAAGTTGTAATAAAAGAATCGCCTCTTTCTTCTGTTGAAAGGTCCAATAAGTATCCAAACAAAGGATCAAGCTCTGGTTCACCGattaaaaataagttttttcaaaccaGTGCTAAAGTTGTAAATACCAAAGATACATTGGTAAATACAAGGCTTTATGATCTTCCAAGAGGAGTTTATGGAAGAACATTTACACGGCCAAAATCTGTTCCAAGAGTTCagaagaaatttgaagaattgaCGAAACAAAGTGAAATTACTCTTGTTAAAGCCAAAATTATTGATCCTGACAGTAGGTCTCCATCACCTGTACTTCAAACAGAGCCAAAAAGCATCGACGAAAtatctaaaaatattgttgtaGAAAGTGAACTTCACaaccaaaaaataattaccttAGAACCTAACCCAGCTGTTATTCCGAAGGAAACTGACCAAGACTCAATAACTGGTGTAGAAATTGTACCAAAACTGCCAGAAACACCTCCCCCATCAAAACCGGTGGATGCTGCGAAAACTTTTCTCTCCCAGGATAGCTACGCCTGTAACACTCCTGCTTCAACGTCTCTAGAAGATATTGAATCAGATGCAAAGTTGGAAAGATccgcaacaacaacaatgaaaGATAAATATGAAGCTGTTGTCGAGGAGCCAGAAGTAGAAATTAGAAGTAAACGTAGCCCACCAGTGGTGCATATTCGTCCATGGACGTCAACCATTACATTTAACA CCAATCAAAAAGCGATGCCACCACCACCGAGACCAGCTACAACCCCTACAGAGACACAGCAAAGTGTGCTAACCAGTGTTACACAAGAAATGGCTGCCCGTCGTAAAGCTAATATTTCACGACAGGATTCAAGACTCAGTGTAAAATGTCTGATTGAGAGTATTGAGAATGCTACCAAACAGGCAAAAGCTG CTGGACTTGCAGACAATAGCG GTCCTGGAAGTCGCAGTAGCTCCACGTCCTCTCTAAATTCAATAGGAACAAATGATGTGATATCGATGAAAACGCCACTCCGTGatcaacaacaaacaaacaatctAATCTGTCCGGCAAATCAGacaaataacaacaacaagaatcAACCAACGAATACTAGAAAAGTCCTTTCAG AAACGAAATCCGTACCTGTTGTACTGAGTCCTGGAGAACTACTAGATTCAGCTGCACTAAATGCTAAAGCAATTGATTTCGTTAGACGCAACAGTGTCACAGACCTAAGCGAGCGTAAAGACCCATTGTGTGGACTTGTAAAAAATGGTGGCTCCAAGAGAAATGCACTTTTGAAGTGGTGCCAGAACAAAACAGTTGGCTACCGCAACATCGATATTACAAACTTTAGCAGCTCATGGAACGATGGACTAGCCCTTTGTGCCGTCCTGCATTCATACCTACCAGACAGAGTTCCTTATGACTCACTTTCTCCAAATGAGAAGAggcgaaatttttctattgcTTTTTCTGCAGCTGAAAGCGTTGGAATACCAACAACTCTG AACATAGGAGACATGTGTCAACTGGAGCGACCGGATTGGCAACAGGTGATGTCGTACGTGACCAGTATCTACAAACATTTTGAAACGTGA